The Bacillus sp. FJAT-27916 genomic interval CCTGTGAGCTTGTTGAAGGCGAAGCATAGGTTTTGGTCGGGGCTTGAATGGCAATACCGCTTAATGCTTCTCCTGTCAGCTTTGCGGCTGGCTCGCTTATGGGGGCTTTTGGTTCGTCCGTTAGAATAGCTTGCTCCTGTTCAGCTGCCTCCGTTTCATATGGCAGAGTAGCTTGTTCCTGCTCGGCTGCCTCCATTTCATCCACGATTACTTCAGCTTGCTCGTCCTCTACTGGTGTTTCCGTATCACTTGCTGCTTCAGTATTCGCCGTATCCTCCTCGCTTGATAGATCTTCTACTTTCACATAACCTTCCCAGATTTCGCTTCCGTCAGCTGAAATCGTCTGGACATGAAGATACTCATCAAATTTCTCGAGAAGGGTGACATCTGCTCCATTCTCCAGCTGAGTCAACACAGGGCTGTCACTTTCTGTGCTCTCATATAAATTAATGGCTTCCCCGTCTTTGGAAATCAGTACTGCTGTAGTTGCTTCCTCTATAACCTCTGAGTCCGAAGCGAATGAAACTGCCGGTAAGGTTGAAAGGAGGAGCATGGCAATGATCATAAAGGTTGTGAATTTCTTTGCTGTCAACATGATTTCTCCTCTATTAATTTTTTAAAATATCATTTTTTGAAATTATTAAGGCCTCCTTTTCTAAAATTAAACATATGTATTCTAACATTTTTATGCCGGAATTGAAGGATTTGTCTAGATTTGTAACGAATCTTTAAGAATTGATGAATATCCTTCCATATTTATATATCAAAATAATATAAACAAAAATCATACAAATTACCATATTTTTACGCTATAGTAGATATATAGGATTATGAAAAAGGAAGTGAGCAAGTGGCAGAAAACGTATTGGAAGTGAAATCACTAACAAAAAGGATCAGGCAGACGGCGATTGTAGATGATGTGAGCTTTGAAGTGAAACGCGGGGAGATTTTCGGATTATTAGGCCCGAATGGGGCGGGGAAAACAACAATCATCCGAATGATTGCAAGCTTGATCAACCGTACGGATGGCAGGGTTCTCATTAACGGTCATGATCTCGATCAGGACTTTGAGGGAGCCATGAGCAATCTTGGAGCGATTGTGGAGAATCCAGAGTTTTATAAGTACATGAGCGGGCGGAAGAATTTGATTCATTATGCGCGTATGGCGGCAAATCCGATTCCTCCCGAGAGACTGGATGAGGTAGCAGAGCTAGTGAAGCTGGACCATGCGATTGAGAAGAAGGTTAAGACATACTCACTCGGGATGCGCCAGCGTCTTGGGGTGGCACAGGCTATTCTGCATAAGCCGGCGCTCTTGATTCTTGATGAGCCGACCAATGGTCTCGACCCACAAGGGATTAAAGAGTTCCGCATGTATTTGCGCGAGCTGGCTGATGAAGGGATTGGGGTTCTTGTTTCCTCCCATTTACTTGCTGAAATGCAGCTTATGTGTGACCGGTTCGCTGTCATTGAGAAGGGTAAGCTTATACATATCGAGAATAATCAGATGCAGGGTGAGGAAGAGGAGTTCAGGGAGATTGTCTTTGCCGTGAAGGATGTTCTTGCTGCAGCCAAGGTTGTTCGTGAGGCATATCCAGACGCGGCCATCCTAAAGCAGGACGTACAAATGATCACGATTAGGACAACGAAGGAACAGTCAGCTGAAATTGTCCGTGCCTTCGTACAGGCGAATGTCGATGTTTATGAGATGAGTGTCGTCAAAAAATCCTTGGAGGACCGCTTCTTTGAGATTACGAAGCAGGAGGTGGGCGTATGATCAAGCTTATACGCAATGAATGGATGAAACTATTCTCTAAAGTATCGACTTATATTTTCATCGGAATTATGGTTGTAGGGATTATCGGTGCTGGCTTTGCCGCGAATTTCTTTAATTCAATGATTGAAGCGGATGTGAAGGAAGCGAAACAAACGCTCGCCGATCCAAATGCATCTGAGGATGATAGGGCCTACGCGGCAACTGTACTTGCTGACAGTGATTCGAATATGACGAATGCCGTCTGGGATTTCATGGCTGATTGGGCATTGGGGCTTGTCTCCTTCATCACGCTGTGTTCGGTCATTGTCTGCAGCGGGATGGTAGCATCGGAATTCTCGGATGGAACCATCAAGCAGCTGCTGATACGGCCGTATAAGCGCTGGAAGATTCTTCTGTCAAAATATATCACTTCACTTATCTTTGCAGGTGTATTATTGGTTACCTTGCTTATATCAGGATATTTGGTCGGTCTGTTATTCTTTGGGAATGGGTCCTTCACGGCGAAGATTCCAGACCCATCCTTTTCTGGAGATATGATTGAGGTAGGCAGCTATTTAGTGGATATGCTCCTTTACTGGCTGCCAGGTTTCTTGATGATCACCACTATTGCGTTTATGCTGAGCACGCTTTTCAAGACGACATCCATCGCAGTAGGTGTATCCGTATTTATCCTGTTTGCTTCATCTACATTAAACTTCCTTATCTTGAATCTAGTTGACCGTTATAGCTGGATGAAGTTTATTCTGTTCCCGCATATAGACCTGCGCAATCTCTTCTTGCTTGGTTACGGCTATGAAGGAGCAGCGCTTGGCTTTTCGCTCGGCTTGCTTGCCGTCTATTATGTCATTTTTATTGCAATCACGTTTTTTGTCTTCCGGAAGAGGGATGTCGCTATTTGATGTTTAAGAGGTCCAGGGTAACTCCCTGGGCTTTTTTTATTGTCTGACTTTTGTATCTTTCTAGGCTTTCATTGTTTCCATTCCTGTTTTCATATAAAATGGATATGCTTTGAAGAATTGGACGTATGGAGGGCAAGAAGAATTGTGAAAAAGAAAAGAAACAGCAGGATCAAGCATCCTCTTTTAAATGCCATAATGGATTATGTATATGTACTTATCGGGTCTGCGATTGTCGCTATTTCCTTTAATATCTTCCTCTTGCCGACGAAAGTGGCATCCGGCGGCGTGAGCGGGATTAGTACGATTACGTATAATTTGTTCGGATGGGAACCAGCCTTTGTGCAATGGTCATTCAATATTCCGCTCTTTATCGCTGGTGTGCTGCTTCTTGGAACGCACTTCGGCATTAAAACGGCTGTTGGAACCATCTTCTTCCCGTTTGTCGTTTTCTTAACAAACGGGTGGTCGCCGGCAACAACAGATCCGCTGCTTGGCGCTCTTTTCGGAGGGATTGGCGTCGGGCTTGGTCTTGGAATTGTCTTCCTAGGAAAGGCTTCAACTGGCGGTACGGATTTGGCGGCGCAAATTATTCATAAATACACGGGGATCTCACTTGGGATGTGTGTCGCCATGATTGACGGCTTAATTGTACTTGCGGCTGCGCTTGTATTTGATATCGAGCAGGGCTTATATGCCTTGATTGGCTTGTTCGTCACAAGCAAAACAATCGATCTTGTTCAAGTCGGCATACAGCGATCAAAAACTGTTATGATCATTACGAGCTGTGAGGCAGAGGTCAGAAAGGCCATCTTGGAGGAAGTGGATCGTGGTGTTACAAGGCTGACAGCTCAAGGCGGCTATACAGAAAGTGATCGTCCTGTCCTCATGTGCGTGATTGATCAATCAGAATTCACGAAGCTGCGTCAGGTGGTGCAGTCGATTGACAGGCATGCGTTTGTCGTCGTTATGGAAGCGGCTGAGGTGCTTGGTGAAGGCTTCAAGAAAGACTGAGTGAATCTTTTCTTTGCTATTTGAGAGAATAGTTGTTAAGATAGGGTCTGGTCAAAGGATTCAAGTAGAATGACAGGCAATATGCTTGTATAGATAGAGAGTGACAAGAAGAAACCGGGGAGATGATATTAGTCTAACCGGTTTTTTGTTACTGTTTTAACCGGAATAAAAGGAGCTTATGGACTATTATCGGAGCGGTCAAAAAGGCATAGGAGATGTAGAAGTGGAATTAACCTTCTTTTGACAAAAAAGGTTAATGTAGATGAAATATAAATGTAATATAACAGTGGTATTTCTGACATTTTGTGATGTTATAATATAACATGACAAAAGACGGATAAATTTATCAAAAAACGACAAACGTCGATAAACACATATAGATTTAAGTACAACATGAAGGTGGAAAAAAGGTGAAAACGACATGATAGAAATGATTAATGTTCAAAAGACATACCCGAATGGCGTTTCAGCAGTAAAAGGCCTGAATGTAAAGATACAATCGGGAGAGTTTGTCTATGTAGTAGGACCAAGCGGCGCAGGTAAATCGACATTTATTAAGATGATGTATAGAGAAGAAAAGCCGACAAGCGGGACCATCACGATTAACGGACGGAATATTGCCAATATCAAGGATCGAAAAGTACCGCTTTTGCGCAGGGATATCGGCGTAATCTTCCAAGACTTCAAGCTCTTGAATAATTTGACCGTTTTTGAGAATATTGCCTTTGCGCTTGAAGTAACAGAGGAAAGACCACAAGTCATCAAGACGAAGGTCATGGACGTGCTTGAGCTCGTCGGCCTTAAACATAAAGTAAGAATGCTACCGACCGAGCTATCCGGCGGAGAGCAGCAAAGGGTTGCCATTGCCCGTTCCATCGTGCGTTCACCGAAGCTTGTGATCGCAGATGAACCGACAGGGAACCTGGACCCGGAAACTTCTTGGGAAATCATGAAGATATTCGAAGAAATCAACAGCCTCGGTACAACTGTTATCATGGCGACTCACAACAAAGAGATTGTTAATACGCTTCAGCATCGAGTCATTGCCATTGAAGGCGGCTTGATCGTGCGGGATGAACAGAAGGGAGAATACGGTTATGAATTATAGAACCTTCTTCCGCCATGTGAAGGAAAGCTTTAAAAGTCTAGGCCGTAACGGCTGGATGACATTCGCATCCGTCAGTGCCGTTACTGTAACCCTATCATTGGTCGGAGTGTTTGTCGTTCTGATGATGAACTTGAATAACTTTGCTACCAATGTAGAGAGTGATGTAGAAGTTCGCGTGCATATTGACCGTACAGCAACAGAAGAACAGTCAACTGCACTGAAATCCAGCTTAGAAAGCCTGAACCAGGTTGATAGTGTCACTTTATCTCCTAAAGAAGAAGAATTGACAAGTATCATTAACAGCATGGGTGATGATGGGAAAGCCTTCGAGCTGTTTGAACAAGATAATCCATTAAATGATGTTTATGTCGTTAAGACAAAAACACCTCAGGATGTCGTGGTCGTTGCGCAAGAGGCTGAAAAAATGAATGCCGTCGAAACAGTAGAATATGGACAGAATTATGTAGAGAAGCTGTTTAATATCGTCAGCGTTTCAAGAAACGTAGGAATTGTCCTGATTGTTGCTTTGTTATTCACAGCGATGTTCCTTATCTCGAATACGATTAAAGTAACTATTTTCGCTAGACGCCGCGAAATTGAGATTATGCGTCTCGTCGGTGCGACTAACGGATTTATCCGCTGGCCGTTCTTCCTTGAAGGGTTATGGCTGGGCGTACTCGGATCGATTATCCCGATTGCCCTCATCGCATTTGGATACAAGTATTTGTATGATCACCTCAGTCCGTCCATGACGATTGATTACATGCAGATGCTGTCCTATAACCCATTCATTCTTCAAGTATCAGGTCTGCTCGTCCTGTTTGGAGCCTTGATCGGTATATGGGGAAGCTTAATGTCCATCCGTAAATTCTTGAAAGCTTAACAAACAAGGGGCCCCTTTTCTAAAAAGGGGCCATACATACATAAAAAAGAAATCGCTATTGTTGGAAGGGAAAGGGGAAAGTCACGTGAAGAAAACCATAGTCGCAATCACCGCGTTTGCGCTGTGTATGGCAGGAACGACTGCCGGGGGTAGTGTACAAGCTGAATCCATTGGTTCACTGCAGGAGAAAAAGAATACAATTGAGAAGAAGAAGTCCTCGGTTGAATCGAATATTTCCGAAACGGATAAGCAAATCTCTGATATCGAAGGTCAACGTGCCTCATTAGAAGCAGAGTTGAAAAAGGTAGAAAAATCAATCGCTGAGACAGAAGAAAAGATTGCTCAAAAGGATCAAGAAATCAAATCCACTGAAAATAAGATTGATAGTCTGAAAGAAGACATTAAAGAAACAGAGGAAAGAATCGCAAATCGGAATGAGATTTTGAAGGAGCGTGCGCGTTCTTATCAGCAAAATGGTCTGAGCTCAAGCTATCTAGAGGTTCTCCTAGGTGCAAACAGTTTTGGGGAGTTTGTAGAGAGAATTGGTGCAGTAACGACAATCATGAATGCAGATAAAGAAATCATTGCTGAGCAGGAAGCTGATAAAGCTCGTCTAGAGGAGCAGAAGGCAGAGGTAGAAAAGAAGCTTGCCAGCTTAAATGACATGAAGAAAGAGCTCGTTAAGATGAAGGAAAAGCTTGACGGGAAGAAGGTTGAAAAGAATCAGCTGATGGCTGCGCTGAAATCAGAGCAGGCTCAGCTTGAAGAAGAGAAGCTTTCTCTTGAGGAAGAGAAGGAGCTCTTGGCTAATCAAGAGTCAGCTGTGAAGAAAGCCATCGCAGCTGAGGAAAAACGCCAGGCAGCGGCTGCTGCAGCCTCTAAAGCAAGCAGCAGTTCATCAAGTTCTTCTGGCGGTGCGGTATCTGCTGCACCTGCTGTGACATCAGGCAAGTTCATGCGTCCAGCAGCCGGGTATGTATCTTCCCATTATGGCGCTCGGTGGGGACGAAACCACAATGGGATTGATATTGCGAAGTCGGGTACAGTACCGGTTGTCGCATCAGCAGCTGGAGTTGTCTCTCGTGCAAACTTCTCAAGCTCTTACGGTAATGTCATCTATATCTCCCACTATATAGATGGACAAGTCTATACCACTGTATACGCTCACTTGCGTTCGATGAATGTTTCCGCCGGACAATCTGTCCAAAAGGGACAGCAGATTGGATTAATGGGGAATACAGGTAATTCCTTTGGCCAGCATTTACACTTTGAATTGTATGTAGGCGGCTGGACCGCATCCCATTCGAACGCCGTGAACCCACTAAGTTATTTAAGCGGAATGTAATACACACAAGGCGCAGTTCGACAGAGGACTGTGCCTTTTCTTTTATGAGTTATGGTATAAATTTTCAGATAAACTACGAATGTTGTCGAACGATGGGTAAATTTGATGGTCGAATTGTGTACACAAGCGTTCAATAAACTGTTAAAATTTGTATCAAATAGTCTATTATTACTGGGTGGGATGTCGTTTGGAGAGTGTGGTTTTTAAAGATTATATGATCAAGGACGATCGTCAATTCAACCAATTTCTTTTAGGAAAAATGAACCTCTTTGATGCGTCCCGAATCAATTCTAACTCAATTTTATCCTCATTGAATGAGCTCTACCGCAATGATTACGAGAAACAAAAATATTTCCTGCAGGATTACTACTTCAATTACTTAGACTCCATAAAATCAAACATTCTCATGGAATATTATTTAATGCAAGGTGATATAGAAGAGCTCGAGACTCTCATGGAAATTGAGAGGGAACGGGGAAGCAAGGACATGCAGACATGGATTACCATTTATCAAATCCTCCTCAAGAACCAAAAGGGAGAATTGTCTGGCACGGACTTGATTGATGAAATCTTCAAGGTCAAGAATACAAATAGCGAGTCGCTCATATTCTCGCTTATTGTCCATTTATACGGAATCCAGGAAACAGGTTTATTCGAGCCGTTTCACAAGGTTCTTACAGTCGTAGCCCCGATGGTGGAGCTGATGGATAATGAATATTTGCGGGAAGCTTACAAAATTCGACTCATGGAAATGGAAGCAACCACCTACTTATACATGAATGAAATTGAGCAATGCCGCTCAAAATGCTTAGAGGTCATTAAGCGCAGCGAGCTGCAGTTCTATTTCCCGATTGTGTATGCTAATTTCTTTCATATACTCGGTCAAACCTATATGTTTGAGAATTTCGAGGTAGCGAAATATTGGGTCGAGCAATCCCGTAACGCCTTATTGCAGCTATCTGGCAATCGGGCTATGGATAGAACCCAGTATACGGTTAACACACTTGATTTTCTGCATTCCTTTTGGGGTATTGATATACATACGGAACCAACAGATGAGGCAGAAAGGGCCCACCGGCTGATTGTCCAAGGCCGAGTCGATGAAGCCGTTGACATTCTTGAAGGCTTAAAGAAAAAGAGGGGATACTTAACATCCTATCAATTATTCTATTACGGACTGGCAATGAATGATGACAGCATGCTGAATGTAGCCCGGGATGTATTCACCTCTAATTCCAATTACTTTTATCTTCAATTATTGAGCACAGAGAATTTACACAAATATAAAAAAAAAAACAAATTAGGAGGATGAAGCATTGAAAAAATTAGCAGGCATTTTTATTGTTGTTCTAACATTGGTGACAGCAACGGCAGGCGGAACCCTATTAGCCTTTGACCCAGGTCCAATCGCCCCAGGCGGCAGCTCAGCTATTGACCGCTGATTTATTCAGCATAAGCAGGACAGGCACCGCATAGGAATAAGCATGGCACATTTACATGTGTCATGCTTATTTTGTTTTTGGCTGAAAGGCAGGCGGCAGCGATTGGAGAATAAATGGTTCTGGCCCTTTGTGACTGCAGTGGTTCTGTTGATTTGCACCACTGCCGGCTCCTGGTGGAGATATGAATATAGGCAGGAGAGCGAAGGAAGCCGTGCTAAGGAACAAGAAATGAAGGATTGGAGTCAATTTGAAAAGGTTCACCAAGCATTTGATATTATTGCCGAGAATTATGTGGAGCAGGTGGACGAGAAGGAGCTGACGGAAGGGGCAATCAAAGGCATGCTGGGTGAGTTGAAGGACCCGTATTCTGTCTATATGGATGCAGAAACAACCTCTCAGTTCCAGCAAACATTGGATTCCAGTTTTCAAGGAATCGGGGCTGAGATTCATTTTCTGGATGGCAAATTCGTGATTGTCTCGCCATTTAAGCACTCTCCAGCAGAAAAGGCCGGTATTAAGCCGGGAGATGTGATCATTCGTGTGGACGAGCAGAAAACAGAAGGGCTTGAGCTTTATGATGTTGTTTCCTTAATCAGGGGCAAGGTCGGGACAGAAGTAGAGGTAGAAATCATGCGTGAGGGCAATAGTCATCCCATCCGCTTCTCGGTCAAGCGTGCGGAAATTCCGCTCGAGACCGTTCATCGCTCCATGAAGAAGCTGAATGGTAAATCGATAGGCTATCTTCAGATTACCTCCTTCAGTGAGCATACAGCTGCAGACTTCGTTAAAGAGCTCTCTTCACTTGAAGACAGTCAAATGGATGGATTGCTCATTGATGTACGGGGAAATCCGGGAGGTCTACTGACAAGTGTCGAGGAAATCCTGAAGCCGTTCATTACCGAAAAGAAGCCATATATCCAGATTGAAGAACGAAATGGCAAGAAAAATCAATATTTCTCCTATACAGACAAGCGAAAGTCTTACCCGATTGCTGTATTGATCGATGAGGGCAGCGCCTCTGCTGCAGAAATTTTTGCGGCAGCGATGAATGAATCAGAGGGATACCCGCTGATTGGCGAGAAAACCTTTGGAAAGGGCACGGTGCAAAAGCCTGTTGACTTAGGGGATGGAAGTACAATCAAGCTCACCTTCTATAAATGGCTTACGCCAAGCGGAACATGGATTCACAAAAAAGGCATCCAGCCTACAATCGAGGTCAGTCAGAAGGATTACTTCAGCTTAGAGCCATTGGCCATTGAAAAGCCTCTTGAGAAGGACATGAACAATAAACAAGTTACAATCCTGCAAAAAATGCTTGAAGGCGCCGGATATGAACCGGGGCGGACGGACGGCTATTACAGTGCGAAAACCGTGAAGGCAGTTGAAGCCTTCCAGCGAATGCATCAAATGCGTGCAACCGGGATAGCCGATAAGGGAACCGTCAGCAGCCTGCAAGAGGAAATCATCCAGCTGATGAATGAAGACAAAAATGATTTACAGCTGCAGGCTGGGTTGAGATGGCTTGAACAGCAATAGGAGGAGGACAGCGCATAGGGGGCGCTGTCTTTTCGTGTGGGCTGGGAAGGAGGTAGGGAGGAGGAGCTCAACTCAGGGATTAGCGCCCATACGCTCATATTATTGCCCTAACGCAGGGGGGCGCCCATACCCACGAGGTTTCGCCCATACCCACGAGATTTCGCCCTTAACTATCTGCGTTCGCCCATAAACGATGGGATATCGCCCTTAAACGGTTTAGTTTCGCCCATAAAGCTTAAGAAATCGCCCATAAACGGCAAAAATATGAAAAACCTCAGGAAAACAGAAGGCCAATCTATCCTAGAAAGCTGAAAATAGACAAGCTGACGGTCTTTTTGGAATGAAATCTTTCGTTTTTAGATAGATTCTCTTCGAAAACAAGCTCTAATTACGCTGTTTTGATTTTGCGAGCTTGCTCACGGCTGTCTTTCTGTCGAAGCAAAAGGAGAGCCTGTTCTAAAAGAAAGAATAGGAAAGGAGGGGGTGATTTGATAGAATAGAAGATAAGGTATGTAAGGGTTGGTGATACAAATTGTGGGAAACTTGGGTGATTGAATTACTTAAGGGAATTGGGTTGTTGTTTCTGAATCCGGTTCTGTATATTGGGTTGATAGTTACATATATGCTTGGCTCCAAGCGAGTTAAGCAGGAGCGCAAGCTGTTTCATATCCGGGTAGAGGATCCCATGATTGAGATGAAGGAGTACATCGTCCCAAGCCTGTTAACGGGATTTGTGTTGTCTGTCATGACGGGATTGCTTGGATTGAATGTACCATTTGAGTTTGTGCTGCTGGCAGGTTCTTTGAGTGTAATATTTAGTATATTCTTATTTGTCCGTCTGTTATCGCCGGTTTATACGGTTGGTTTGTCCTTTTTGATTATTTTCGGGCTTGGCATATATGGGTTTAATGGAATTTGGGATGAGGGCTATTTTGCCTTTGATCAAGCCATTTACCCATCCATTGCTGTTCTGGTCGGCCTATTGCTGCTGGCAGAAGGCTGGCTGATTCGCAAGAGAGGGGCTCTGCATGCGTCGCCTCTGTATGAGAAGGGAAAAAGGGGGATGCTTGTTGGGGCACAGAAGTCCAAACGGATTTGGCTTGTGCCAGTGCTTCTTTTTATCCCGAACGGTTTACTTGATGTACCAGGTGATTTCTGGCCTGTATTCTCCTTTGGTGAGACTGAGTGGGCGCCGCTTGTTGTTCCGTTCTTTATCGGTTTTTCCTTTAAAGCAAAGAGTACGCTGCTCGCCAATATTGTGCAGCCATTAGGAAGAAGCATGACAGTTCTTGGGCTGATTGTTCTGGCCATAAGTGCGGCTGGCTATTGGATTCCTTATGTAAGTCTCGCTGCGGTGGCGGCTGCAATCATTGGACATACGATTATCTTCTCTGTTTATAAGAGCAGGGAGGAGAATCGTTCCTCCTTCTTTACCTCTTCCAAAAATGGGCTGATGATTCTTGGAATATTGCCTGAATCACCGGCTGAGCGGATGGGGCTTCGTCCGGGGGAGCTTCTGACGAAGGTGAATGGACGGATGGTTTATTCGAGGACAGAGCTTTATGAAGCCCTGCAATCGAATCGTGCACATTGCAAGCTTGAGATTTATGATATTAATGACCAAATACGACTTGTACAAAATGCTCTGTATGAGGGTGATCACCATGAGCTGGGAATTCTGGCCGTGGAGAGTCGAAAGCTCCTTCCAATGGAAGGTGTACAATAATGATAAAAAGGATGCAGCCAAGATGATGGCTGCATCCTTTTTTAAAATAATCTTTGTAGAAATTGTATAATAGCAGCAATTCCCATGCTATAGACCGCAATGGAAAGAGGTTTCCCGAGAAGGATGATTGCGATGAACCTCCCTAGCCTCATCTTCGTCAAACCAGCCATATAACAGAGCACATCATCCGGGAAGCCGGGAAAGAAGATGGCGCTTGCGAAGAAACGCTCGAAACGCCTGCCTTTATTGATCCATTGGCTGTACTTATTATAGTTCTTCTCTTTAATGATATTTTTCACAAAATCACTGCCGTACTTCCTTGAAAGGATGAAGACGAGAATGGAGCCAAGGCAGATACTGAAATAATTGTACAGAAATCCCCTCCAAGCTCCGAAGATAACGACTCCGGCAACCGTGCTGATTCCGCCTGGCAAAAATGGAAAGACAACTTGAACAATTTGAATGAGCATGAAAACTAGCGGAGCAAACGGACCATAGCCATCAATGTAGTGCTGAAAGCTCACTGTAGAAGAAAAAATTCCCCGATGATATAAAACAGCGATAAAGATGCCAATAGCCAGGAAGCCTATGAAAGTGACGGAATTAACAAGGTACATAACCCATTTATTCTTATCCATTGTTCTGCCCTCTTATGAAGAAATTTTATGAACGGCTCTCCATGACTTCAACTGTCCTTTGCTTAATGGGATCAAGCTCCTTGCTCAATACAGGAATCGGCTCGTGAAAGTGCACGCTGATTTGATTGAATGGGAGTGGAACCATGTACTTATCCCAGCGCCTTGTCAGTCGGATTTTTCTCTTTACCTCAATGGAGACGGGGACGATGCGTCGTTTGGAAACACGGGCAAGGATATAGGAAAAATCCTTTGGCACATGATAGGGACCAAGCGGGCCGTCAAATGCCAAAGCGAGATGACCTCCATCAGCTCCATTGATTTTTTTGCGTATTTTAAAAAGAAAGCCTCCCCCAACAGATTCATCGGGAACTCGGAGCGGGGTATATCCGAAATATTCACAGAGATTGGCGATATAGTCGCCTCTT includes:
- a CDS encoding ABC transporter ATP-binding protein; amino-acid sequence: MAENVLEVKSLTKRIRQTAIVDDVSFEVKRGEIFGLLGPNGAGKTTIIRMIASLINRTDGRVLINGHDLDQDFEGAMSNLGAIVENPEFYKYMSGRKNLIHYARMAANPIPPERLDEVAELVKLDHAIEKKVKTYSLGMRQRLGVAQAILHKPALLILDEPTNGLDPQGIKEFRMYLRELADEGIGVLVSSHLLAEMQLMCDRFAVIEKGKLIHIENNQMQGEEEEFREIVFAVKDVLAAAKVVREAYPDAAILKQDVQMITIRTTKEQSAEIVRAFVQANVDVYEMSVVKKSLEDRFFEITKQEVGV
- a CDS encoding ABC transporter permease; amino-acid sequence: MIKLIRNEWMKLFSKVSTYIFIGIMVVGIIGAGFAANFFNSMIEADVKEAKQTLADPNASEDDRAYAATVLADSDSNMTNAVWDFMADWALGLVSFITLCSVIVCSGMVASEFSDGTIKQLLIRPYKRWKILLSKYITSLIFAGVLLVTLLISGYLVGLLFFGNGSFTAKIPDPSFSGDMIEVGSYLVDMLLYWLPGFLMITTIAFMLSTLFKTTSIAVGVSVFILFASSTLNFLILNLVDRYSWMKFILFPHIDLRNLFLLGYGYEGAALGFSLGLLAVYYVIFIAITFFVFRKRDVAI
- a CDS encoding YitT family protein; this encodes MDYVYVLIGSAIVAISFNIFLLPTKVASGGVSGISTITYNLFGWEPAFVQWSFNIPLFIAGVLLLGTHFGIKTAVGTIFFPFVVFLTNGWSPATTDPLLGALFGGIGVGLGLGIVFLGKASTGGTDLAAQIIHKYTGISLGMCVAMIDGLIVLAAALVFDIEQGLYALIGLFVTSKTIDLVQVGIQRSKTVMIITSCEAEVRKAILEEVDRGVTRLTAQGGYTESDRPVLMCVIDQSEFTKLRQVVQSIDRHAFVVVMEAAEVLGEGFKKD
- the ftsE gene encoding cell division ATP-binding protein FtsE, which translates into the protein MIEMINVQKTYPNGVSAVKGLNVKIQSGEFVYVVGPSGAGKSTFIKMMYREEKPTSGTITINGRNIANIKDRKVPLLRRDIGVIFQDFKLLNNLTVFENIAFALEVTEERPQVIKTKVMDVLELVGLKHKVRMLPTELSGGEQQRVAIARSIVRSPKLVIADEPTGNLDPETSWEIMKIFEEINSLGTTVIMATHNKEIVNTLQHRVIAIEGGLIVRDEQKGEYGYEL
- the ftsX gene encoding permease-like cell division protein FtsX, whose amino-acid sequence is MNYRTFFRHVKESFKSLGRNGWMTFASVSAVTVTLSLVGVFVVLMMNLNNFATNVESDVEVRVHIDRTATEEQSTALKSSLESLNQVDSVTLSPKEEELTSIINSMGDDGKAFELFEQDNPLNDVYVVKTKTPQDVVVVAQEAEKMNAVETVEYGQNYVEKLFNIVSVSRNVGIVLIVALLFTAMFLISNTIKVTIFARRREIEIMRLVGATNGFIRWPFFLEGLWLGVLGSIIPIALIAFGYKYLYDHLSPSMTIDYMQMLSYNPFILQVSGLLVLFGALIGIWGSLMSIRKFLKA
- a CDS encoding murein hydrolase activator EnvC family protein, which gives rise to MKKTIVAITAFALCMAGTTAGGSVQAESIGSLQEKKNTIEKKKSSVESNISETDKQISDIEGQRASLEAELKKVEKSIAETEEKIAQKDQEIKSTENKIDSLKEDIKETEERIANRNEILKERARSYQQNGLSSSYLEVLLGANSFGEFVERIGAVTTIMNADKEIIAEQEADKARLEEQKAEVEKKLASLNDMKKELVKMKEKLDGKKVEKNQLMAALKSEQAQLEEEKLSLEEEKELLANQESAVKKAIAAEEKRQAAAAAASKASSSSSSSSGGAVSAAPAVTSGKFMRPAAGYVSSHYGARWGRNHNGIDIAKSGTVPVVASAAGVVSRANFSSSYGNVIYISHYIDGQVYTTVYAHLRSMNVSAGQSVQKGQQIGLMGNTGNSFGQHLHFELYVGGWTASHSNAVNPLSYLSGM
- a CDS encoding AimR family lysis-lysogeny pheromone receptor is translated as MVFKDYMIKDDRQFNQFLLGKMNLFDASRINSNSILSSLNELYRNDYEKQKYFLQDYYFNYLDSIKSNILMEYYLMQGDIEELETLMEIERERGSKDMQTWITIYQILLKNQKGELSGTDLIDEIFKVKNTNSESLIFSLIVHLYGIQETGLFEPFHKVLTVVAPMVELMDNEYLREAYKIRLMEMEATTYLYMNEIEQCRSKCLEVIKRSELQFYFPIVYANFFHILGQTYMFENFEVAKYWVEQSRNALLQLSGNRAMDRTQYTVNTLDFLHSFWGIDIHTEPTDEAERAHRLIVQGRVDEAVDILEGLKKKRGYLTSYQLFYYGLAMNDDSMLNVARDVFTSNSNYFYLQLLSTENLHKYKKKNKLGG
- a CDS encoding S41 family peptidase, whose translation is MENKWFWPFVTAVVLLICTTAGSWWRYEYRQESEGSRAKEQEMKDWSQFEKVHQAFDIIAENYVEQVDEKELTEGAIKGMLGELKDPYSVYMDAETTSQFQQTLDSSFQGIGAEIHFLDGKFVIVSPFKHSPAEKAGIKPGDVIIRVDEQKTEGLELYDVVSLIRGKVGTEVEVEIMREGNSHPIRFSVKRAEIPLETVHRSMKKLNGKSIGYLQITSFSEHTAADFVKELSSLEDSQMDGLLIDVRGNPGGLLTSVEEILKPFITEKKPYIQIEERNGKKNQYFSYTDKRKSYPIAVLIDEGSASAAEIFAAAMNESEGYPLIGEKTFGKGTVQKPVDLGDGSTIKLTFYKWLTPSGTWIHKKGIQPTIEVSQKDYFSLEPLAIEKPLEKDMNNKQVTILQKMLEGAGYEPGRTDGYYSAKTVKAVEAFQRMHQMRATGIADKGTVSSLQEEIIQLMNEDKNDLQLQAGLRWLEQQ